The Candidatus Bathyarchaeota archaeon genome window below encodes:
- a CDS encoding PLP-dependent lyase/thiolase, translating to MEKKVGRTPVVHDEFSNCFLKMECENPSGSHKDRETLHLIEKFGWDKHYIIASSGNAGISLAYWMREKAVVLVPEITPKEKIEAIQSLGAEVIVKGRYYYESYMLVEKIARNKGLINISPCFVDRWRGDIPISYELKDLKPDYIFVPSANHTLALGIAHGFQEMKMKGLIEKTPTVISCVLPNHPFVEFTKDIEEKYKKIFNSIYTFGGKGKNLRREFLNFPFTKVESTLNLDEVLELCKKYSQFDPAVSLAIYLSKQYKGLKVVIATGVKR from the coding sequence TTGGAAAAGAAAGTTGGAAGAACGCCTGTAGTGCACGATGAGTTTTCTAACTGTTTTTTGAAAATGGAATGTGAAAATCCTTCGGGAAGCCATAAGGATAGGGAAACCCTCCATCTAATAGAAAAGTTTGGCTGGGACAAACATTACATAATAGCTTCAAGCGGCAATGCAGGAATATCTCTCGCCTATTGGATGCGGGAAAAAGCTGTAGTTCTCGTTCCAGAAATAACTCCTAAGGAAAAAATTGAGGCTATCCAAAGTTTAGGGGCTGAAGTGATTGTTAAAGGAAGATATTACTACGAATCCTACATGCTTGTTGAGAAAATAGCTAGAAATAAGGGGTTAATCAACATTTCACCCTGTTTTGTTGACAGATGGCGAGGGGATATACCAATAAGCTATGAGTTGAAGGATTTAAAGCCAGACTATATTTTCGTCCCTTCTGCAAATCATACACTGGCTCTAGGAATAGCCCACGGATTCCAAGAAATGAAGATGAAAGGACTAATTGAAAAAACTCCAACTGTAATCTCATGCGTCTTACCAAATCATCCCTTTGTCGAGTTTACCAAAGACATAGAAGAGAAATACAAGAAGATTTTTAATTCAATTTACACGTTTGGAGGAAAAGGGAAAAATCTTAGAAGAGAATTTCTGAATTTCCCGTTTACAAAAGTCGAGTCAACATTAAACTTGGATGAGGTATTAGAACTGTGCAAAAAATATTCTCAATTTGACCCCGCTGTTTCACTTGCAATCTATTTGTCTAAACAATACAAAGGATTAAAAGTTGTAATTGCTACCGGAGTTAAAAGATAA
- a CDS encoding energy-coupled thiamine transporter ThiT, translating to MKKVEPETKVFAEGVIVIALTVILKDVLPPIYRLPQGGSVSAGGMVPLLWFSLRRGLRAGLEASTVYGLIHMAMPGSYIVDPIQALLDYPIAYAALGLAGMFKKYPLVGVGVGIAGRFLAHFTSGVWFFWEYAGAMNPMLYSAIYNGGYLLIELIMSEIIIFILAKRRLLEIYL from the coding sequence ATGAAGAAGGTTGAACCTGAAACCAAAGTATTTGCTGAAGGCGTTATAGTAATTGCTCTAACTGTGATTCTTAAGGATGTTTTACCACCTATTTATCGACTTCCTCAGGGTGGCTCTGTAAGTGCAGGCGGTATGGTTCCTCTACTTTGGTTTTCGCTGAGGAGAGGTTTGCGTGCTGGTTTAGAGGCATCAACCGTGTATGGTTTAATTCATATGGCAATGCCGGGAAGCTATATTGTTGATCCCATTCAAGCATTACTTGATTACCCTATAGCTTATGCTGCTTTAGGCTTGGCCGGAATGTTCAAAAAATACCCATTAGTTGGGGTTGGAGTAGGAATAGCCGGCAGATTCTTGGCTCACTTTACTTCTGGAGTCTGGTTCTTTTGGGAATACGCCGGCGCCATGAATCCAATGCTATACTCGGCTATTTACAATGGAGGCTATCTTCTTATAGAGTTAATTATGAGCGAAATAATCATTTTCATCCTTGCAAAGAGACGATTACTCGAAATTTATCTCTAA
- a CDS encoding cupin domain-containing protein: MYVVDANSVREFELKKEHAKGVKVKYLLHAGIGAKRIQLRLFTIDVGGYTPFESHEHEHEVFILKGKAKIYGENCVFLAKPGTAIFIPSFEKHKIENAGEEPLEFLCTKETSEIPEELKS, encoded by the coding sequence TTGTACGTAGTTGATGCTAATTCAGTTAGAGAGTTTGAACTAAAGAAGGAACATGCAAAAGGGGTTAAGGTAAAGTATCTTTTGCATGCTGGCATCGGAGCTAAACGCATTCAACTTAGATTATTTACGATTGATGTAGGAGGCTATACCCCATTTGAAAGTCACGAGCATGAACATGAAGTTTTCATATTAAAGGGGAAAGCAAAAATTTATGGTGAAAACTGTGTCTTTTTAGCTAAGCCTGGAACAGCAATATTCATTCCATCATTTGAAAAACATAAAATAGAAAATGCTGGCGAGGAGCCTCTAGAGTTCCTATGCACCAAAGAAACAAGCGAAATTCCGGAAGAACTCAAAAGCTAA